A section of the Thermoplasmata archaeon genome encodes:
- a CDS encoding translation initiation factor IF-6, with protein MLLKGELHNSPFVGIFVECNEEIAVVPSDITKAELGLIEDSLNVAVQKTMFNGSPLIGSLMVMNNNGAVVTDFAVKEEVEFLKNYNLLFIEDRINAVGNDILANDVAAIVHPDFEEQSIKEISDVLGVEVIKKELGGIKTVGSAAVITKKGMLVNPQVSDEELKFLSDFFKVPAVVATANFGSLYLGASIVANSKGAIVGNLSTTIEIGKIEENLF; from the coding sequence ATGCTATTGAAAGGGGAACTGCACAACAGTCCATTTGTTGGTATTTTTGTGGAGTGCAATGAAGAAATCGCGGTTGTGCCATCAGATATAACTAAGGCAGAGCTGGGATTAATAGAAGATTCTTTAAATGTGGCAGTTCAAAAGACTATGTTTAATGGTTCTCCGTTAATAGGCAGCTTAATGGTTATGAACAACAACGGTGCGGTAGTCACTGACTTTGCAGTAAAGGAGGAAGTAGAATTCTTAAAAAATTACAATTTGCTTTTTATTGAAGACAGAATAAATGCCGTTGGAAACGATATTTTAGCAAACGATGTGGCTGCAATAGTCCATCCTGATTTTGAAGAGCAATCTATAAAAGAGATATCTGATGTACTAGGAGTAGAGGTAATCAAGAAAGAGCTTGGTGGAATAAAGACAGTGGGCTCTGCAGCGGTAATCACGAAAAAAGGTATGTTAGTAAATCCTCAAGTATCTGATGAAGAATTAAAATTTCTATCTGATTTTTTCAAGGTTCCGGCAGTAGTTGCAACTGCTAATTTTGGAAGCCTGTATCTAGGAGCATCCATTGTAGCAAACTCGAAAGGAGCTATCGTTGGAAACTTATCCACAACTATCGAGATAGGGAAAATAGAAGAGAACTTGTTTTAG
- a CDS encoding MBL fold metallo-hydrolase, translated as MYIKWHGHACFEIGNNKKIVIDPHDGKSIGLPVPKPNADLVFVTHEHFDHNAINVVSGNFKVVDKVGDFKFEDVEGKVITAYHDDSQGSKRGSMRIFKFKSGGFVFVHVGDLGHLLDTNMIKELKNPDFLFIPVGGNYTINGEQAYKVTESLNPKVVVPMHYKVKNLSLGLRPVDDFTKLFPKEKIENVGNMIEFEKEDLAKELSVWVFSL; from the coding sequence ATGTATATTAAATGGCACGGACATGCTTGCTTTGAAATTGGAAACAACAAAAAAATTGTAATCGACCCTCATGACGGTAAATCTATTGGTTTGCCCGTTCCAAAACCTAATGCCGATCTCGTATTTGTGACTCATGAGCATTTTGATCATAATGCAATAAATGTCGTTTCTGGAAACTTTAAAGTTGTCGATAAAGTTGGAGATTTTAAGTTTGAAGATGTTGAAGGAAAAGTAATAACTGCTTATCACGATGATAGCCAGGGCTCAAAAAGAGGTTCTATGCGCATATTCAAGTTCAAAAGCGGTGGCTTTGTGTTTGTGCATGTTGGTGACCTTGGCCATCTTTTAGATACAAATATGATCAAAGAACTCAAAAATCCAGATTTTCTGTTCATTCCAGTGGGTGGCAATTATACTATTAACGGAGAACAAGCGTATAAGGTTACTGAATCTCTAAATCCGAAAGTGGTAGTGCCAATGCACTATAAAGTTAAAAATCTGAGCTTGGGGCTCAGGCCCGTAGATGACTTTACAAAACTGTTCCCAAAAGAAAAAATAGAAAATGTTGGCAATATGATCGAATTTGAAAAAGAAGACCTCGCAAAAGAGTTGAGCGTCTGGGTCTTTTCGCTCTAA